The following DNA comes from Neovison vison isolate M4711 chromosome 13, ASM_NN_V1, whole genome shotgun sequence.
AGCCTGCTCCCAAGCCTGTTCAGCCTGCTCCCGAGCCTGTTCAGTCTGCTCCCGTTTTGCCTCCAGACACTGAGTCCCCTCTTATCGACCTGTTAACGGAAGAACCCCCTCCCTACCCGGAGGCCACAACAGAAGAGCGAAAGCCTAGTTCCCTGGCGTCACCCATTGCGGGGCGACTCAGGGACCGACGTGCACAGCCACCAAGTCAAGTCTCCCAAGCTTTCCCCTTGAGGGAAGGTCCTAACGGTCGGCCACAGTACTGGCCCTTTACTGCTTCTGATCTCTATAACTGGAAGCAACATAACCCTCCCTTCTCTAAGGACCCCGCCACCCTGACTAACTTGATTGAATCTATTCTAGTTACCCATCAACCCACTTGGGATGATTGTCAACAGCTGTTGCAGACTCTGCTGACCtcggaggaaaagcagagagttCTTCTGGAAGCCCGAAAGAACGTACCGGGCGATGATGGGCGACCAACCCAGTTGCCTAATGAGATCGACATAGCTTTTCCCTTAACCCGCCCTAACTGGGACTTCGCCACTTCTGCAGGTAGGGAGCACCTTCGTCTCTATCGCCAGTTGCTCATAGCGGGTCTCCGAGCAGCCGCAAGGCGGCCCActaatttggctcaggttaagcaagtaatacagggaagggaagagacacCTTCTGCCTTTCTAGAGAGACTTAAGGAGGCTTATAGGATGTACACCCCGTATGACCCTGATGATGAAGGGCAAGCAACTAGTGTATCAATGTCCTTTATCTGGCAGTCAAGCCCTGATATTAGGGGCAAATTACAGAGATTAGAAGGGCTACAGGGGTATACACTTTCTGACTTattaaaagaggcagaaaaggtgttcaataaaagagaaactccggaagagaaagaggagagaatatggttaagaatgaaagaggcacaggatgaaagagataaaaagcgGAGCAGGGAATTGACTAAGGTATTGGCCACCGTAGTTACTCAGGGACAGGACAGAGAGGGAGTCAGGATGGGAGAGCGAGAACGAAGAAGGACCAAATTAGACAGAGACCAATGTGCCTATTGcaaggaaagaggacactgggccCGAGAGtgtcccaggaaccccaagaatcTCAGAGGACCCTTGACGCCCAAACCATTGACTTCCCTACTGACGTTGGAAGACTAGGGAAGTCagggccaggagcccccccctGAGCCCAGGATAACTTTAAGCGTCGGGGGGCAGCCAGTTACCTTCCTAGTCGACACCGGGGCCCAACATTCAGTCCTAACCCAGACTCTAGGACCACTTAGCAACCGAACtgcttgggtacaaggagcaactgGAGGAAAGAACTATCGATGGACCACGGAACGCAGGGTCCAGCTGGCTACCGGTAAGGTGACGCATTCATTTCTACACGTACCCGATTGCCCCTACCCGTTACTGGGGAGAGACCTTCTAACCAAACTAAAGGCCCAAATCCACTTCAACCCAGAAGGGGCGGCAATAACAGGCCCCAATGGAGGACCCTTACAGGTCTTGACCCTCCATTTGGAGGAGGAATATAGACTATATGAACCTGAACAGACCCCAGAGATCCAAAATGAAGCTTGGCTGAGAGAATTCCCTATGGCCTGGGCGGAAACGGGGGGCATGGGGATGGCTCGTCAACAGCCCCCTCTCTTAATCCAACTTAAGGCAACAGCCACCCCAGTGTCAATAAAGCAGTATCCAATGTCACAGGAAGCCCGCCAAGGCATAAGGCCCCATATTAAGAGGCTTCTTGATCAAGGAATCCTAATTCCCTGCCGGTCACCTTGGAATACACCTCTCTTACCAGTAAAAAAACCTGGCACAGGAGATTACCGGCCAGTACAGGATCTAAGAGAAGTCAACAAAAGAGTTGAGGACATACATCCCTCTGTGCCCAACCCATATAATCTACTGAgcaccctgcccccttcccatgaATGGTATACGGTGCTAGATTTAAAGGATGCCTTTTTCTGTTTAAGGCTACATCCAGTGAGCCAGCCACTCTTCGCCTTTGAGTGGAGGGACCCAGATCTAGGGCTCTCAGGACAGTTAACTTGGACCCGGCTTCCCCAGGGTTTCAAGAACAGTCCCACTCTGTTTGATGAGGCGCTGCATAGAGACTTAGCTGATTTCCGGGTGCAGCATCCTTCCCTGGTACTTCTTCAGTATGTCGATGACCTCCTCTTGGCTGCTAACTCCAAGGAAAATTGCCTGAACGGCACTAAAGCCCTCTTACAGGCACTGGGACAATTAGGGTATCGGGCCTCAGCCAAAAAGGCCCAAATATGCCAAAAACAAGTCACCTACTTGGGATATCAgctgagagaaggacagagatggcTCACTGAGGCACGAAAGCAGACTATTCTCCGCATTCCCACACCTACCACCCCACGCCACCTAAGGGAATTCCTGGGAACTGCTGGATTTTGCCGCCTATGGATCCCTGGGTTTGCGGAAATGGCAGCCCCTTTATACTCCCTCACTAAGCAGGGGGCTCAGTTCCACTGGGGCGAAGAGCAGCAACGGGCCTTTTCCGACATCAAAAAGGCCTTATTAGAatccccagccctgggactcCCAGATGTGACTAAGGCCTTCGAACTGTTCGTAGATGAAAAACAGGGCTATGCCAAGGGAGTACTAACCCAAAGGCTAGGGCCTTGGAAGCGCCCAGTGGCCTACCTGTCAAAAAAGCTAGACCCTGTGGCCACTGGTTGGCCACCCTGTCTGCGGATGGTGGCTGCCATCGCCATCTTAGTCAAAGACGCGGGCAAACTAACTTTGGGCCAATCACTAACCATCTTGGCCCCCCATGCGGTCGAAGCTTTGGTCAAGCAACCCCCAGACAGGTGGCTTTCCAATGCTCGCCTGACTCATTATCAGGCCATGCTTCTGGACACTGATCGTGTACAGTTCGGACCCGTGGTGGCGCTCAACCCTGCCACCCTACTCCCCTTACCCGAGGTTACGGAAACACATGATTGCCTCCAGATCCTAGCTGAGGTCCATGGCACCCGAAAGGATCTGACGGACCAGCCCCTCAAGGGAGCGGACTACACCTGGTATACAGATGGCAGTAGCTTCCTGCACAATGGCGAGCGAAGAGCCGGAGCTGCAATAACTAATGAGACAGAGGTGATCTGGTCCAAGATGCTATCCCCTGGGACATCAGCTCAGCGGGCAGAGCTCATCGCCCTGACTCAGGCTCTACAGAtggcagaaggtaagaaactGAACGTTTATACCGACAGTCGCTATGCCTTTGCTACGGCCCACGTACATGGTGAAATCTATCGGAGGAGAGGGCTCCTCACCtccgaaggaaaagaaattaaaaataaacctgaaatattGGCTCTGCTCAAAGCTTTGTTCCTGCCCCAAAAGTTGAGCATTATGCATTGCCCGAGTCACCAAAAGGATGATAGCCCAGTGGCAAGGGGAAACCGACTGGCAGATCAAGCTGCTAAGGAAGCTGCCCTAGGGGAAAAAGAGACCGGGCCCATTCTTACCCTGAGCACATGGCCCccacaagaaaatattaaacctatggaatacagttCTGAGGATCAGGAGCTGCTAAAGAAAATGGGGGCTACATGGGACCCAAAAGAAGGGGTATATACCATGGACGAAAAAATTGTTATGCCCACTCTGTATTCTCACCATATAGTCCAATCTTTGCACTCACTGACCCATCTGAgcgaaaacaaaatgaaaaccctcCTAAATAATGAGCATCAACCGTACTTGTTACTAAACCAAGACAAGGCGTTGCGATCCATAATTAAAAATTGCTTAGTCTGTGCACAAGTAAATACCAGAAAAACCTATGCTGCCCCTGGAGTGCGCATTCGAGGACATCGCCCTGGTGTTCACTGGGAAATCGACTTCACGGAAATAAAACCTGGACTCTATGGCTATAGATATTTATTAGTTTTCGTAGACACTTTTTCAGGATGGGTAGAAGCCTTCCCCACCAAGCACGAGACTTCGAATGTGGTCAC
Coding sequences within:
- the LOC122893208 gene encoding LOW QUALITY PROTEIN: uncharacterized protein LOC122893208 (The sequence of the model RefSeq protein was modified relative to this genomic sequence to represent the inferred CDS: substituted 1 base at 1 genomic stop codon) — its product is MGQTVTTPLSLTLSHWSDVRDRANNQSVEIRKKKWVTLCSSEWPTFNVGWPRDGTFNLDIISQVEAKVFSPGPHGHPDQVPYIVTWRALVSDPPLWVQPFVLLPKPCSSPITPTAPPPLKEQLSHPQTTPSRETAQPTPPPPTPTSSSLYPALTPLQDKSPKLPKPVQPAPKPVQPAPEPVQSAPVLPPDTESPLIDLLTEEPPPYPEATTEERKPSSLASPIAGRLRDRRAQPPSQVSQAFPLREGPNGRPQYWPFTASDLYNWKQHNPPFSKDPATLTNLIESILVTHQPTWDDCQQLLQTLLTSEEKQRVLLEARKNVPGDDGRPTQLPNEIDIAFPLTRPNWDFATSAGREHLRLYRQLLIAGLRAAARRPTNLAQVKQVIQGREETPSAFLERLKEAYRMYTPYDPDDEGQATSVSMSFIWQSSPDIRGKLQRLEGLQGYTLSDLLKEAEKVFNKRETPEEKEERIWLRMKEAQDERDKKRSRELTKVLATVVTQGQDREGVRMGERERRRTKLDRDQCAYCKERGHWARECPRNPKNLRGPLTPKPLTSLLTLEDXGSQGQEPPPEPRITLSVGGQPVTFLVDTGAQHSVLTQTLGPLSNRTAWVQGATGGKNYRWTTERRVQLATGKVTHSFLHVPDCPYPLLGRDLLTKLKAQIHFNPEGAAITGPNGGPLQVLTLHLEEEYRLYEPEQTPEIQNEAWLREFPMAWAETGGMGMARQQPPLLIQLKATATPVSIKQYPMSQEARQGIRPHIKRLLDQGILIPCRSPWNTPLLPVKKPGTGDYRPVQDLREVNKRVEDIHPSVPNPYNLLSTLPPSHEWYTVLDLKDAFFCLRLHPVSQPLFAFEWRDPDLGLSGQLTWTRLPQGFKNSPTLFDEALHRDLADFRVQHPSLVLLQYVDDLLLAANSKENCLNGTKALLQALGQLGYRASAKKAQICQKQVTYLGYQLREGQRWLTEARKQTILRIPTPTTPRHLREFLGTAGFCRLWIPGFAEMAAPLYSLTKQGAQFHWGEEQQRAFSDIKKALLESPALGLPDVTKAFELFVDEKQGYAKGVLTQRLGPWKRPVAYLSKKLDPVATGWPPCLRMVAAIAILVKDAGKLTLGQSLTILAPHAVEALVKQPPDRWLSNARLTHYQAMLLDTDRVQFGPVVALNPATLLPLPEVTETHDCLQILAEVHGTRKDLTDQPLKGADYTWYTDGSSFLHNGERRAGAAITNETEVIWSKMLSPGTSAQRAELIALTQALQMAEGKKLNVYTDSRYAFATAHVHGEIYRRRGLLTSEGKEIKNKPEILALLKALFLPQKLSIMHCPSHQKDDSPVARGNRLADQAAKEAALGEKETGPILTLSTWPPQENIKPMEYSSEDQELLKKMGATWDPKEGVYTMDEKIVMPTLYSHHIVQSLHSLTHLSENKMKTLLNNEHQPYLLLNQDKALRSIIKNCLVCAQVNTRKTYAAPGVRIRGHRPGVHWEIDFTEIKPGLYGYRYLLVFVDTFSGWVEAFPTKHETSNVVTKKLLEEIFPRYGMPQILGTDNGPAFVSQVSQKVAKLLGINWKLHCAYRPQSSGQVERMNRTIKETLTKLTLATGSRDWVLLLPLALYRARNTPGPLGLTPFEILYGAPPPIVNLFNPIDSYVSSFADRATLQAHLQALQIVQKEVWKPLAAAYREQLKNPTVPHQFQIGDLVWVRRHQIKSLEPRWKGPYTVLLTTPTALKVDGIAAWIHASHVKPAHLGPDDSETPDLKEGWRVQRTQNPLKIRLVRS